A genomic region of Rhipicephalus sanguineus isolate Rsan-2018 chromosome 1, BIME_Rsan_1.4, whole genome shotgun sequence contains the following coding sequences:
- the LOC125756159 gene encoding uncharacterized protein LOC125756159, translated as MQVNIGGGVLVEKTLLERLHSHCSGPTKFARHLLRSVFTLEEMRGKSLFGKGSNANKNAEVKEALDPVRVNAVIGYTCSKFSTSTLQLKNSLSSMLARELR; from the exons ATGCAGGTTAACATCGGCGGAGGCGTTTTGGTTGAGAAAACGCTCCTGGAGCGCCTCCATTCTCACTGCAGTGGGCCTACAAAGTTCGCCAGGCATCTTCTCCGGAGTGTTTTTACTCTGGAGGAGATGCGTGGCAAATCGCTCTTCGGGAAGGGCAGCAATGCCAATAAGAATGCCGAAGTTAAGGAGGCACTGGACCCAGTCAGGGTCAACGCAGTGATCG GCTACACATGCAGCAAGTTTTCCACTTCAACACTGCAGCTGAAGAATAGCTTGTCGTCGATGTTGGCACGAGAGCTCAGGTGA
- the LOC119372021 gene encoding uncharacterized protein LOC119372021, with protein sequence MSHILVKWVSSSQWDVYNVRAIVDTSVSLQLLMDANAIVNLRGTVVAVNWKEGEPAADAELLDFGLERTMERRRTKLVRLASTALDSAKEVPSEENAPDEAGAQCACSASQQVKELEDEVRELRKRLTVAENMLDSYDMVKKLRKILRKTEKDPSPAVEAERASIPNFENFLLFFLFVASVASYLVQHN encoded by the exons ATGAGCCATATATTAGTTAAATGGGTGTCGTCGTCACAGTGGGATGTGTACAACGTCCGAGCGATTGTGGACACCAGTGTAAGCCTGCAACTGCTGATGGACGCAAATGCCATTGTAAATTTGCGCGGCACCGTGGTAGCCGTAAATTGGAAGGAGGGCGAGCCGGCGGCAGACGCCGAGTTGCTGGACTTCG GGTTAGAAAGGACAATGGAGCGCCGGCGAACAAAACTGGTGCGGTTGGCGAGCACGGCTTTGGACAGTGCCAAGGAGGTGCCTTCAGAGGAGAATGCGCCGGACGAG GCTGGTGCTCAGTGTGCCTGCAGTGCCTCACAGCAGGTCAAAGAGCTTGAAGACGAGGTCAGGGAGCTACGCAAGCGGCTAACAGTTGCTGAAAACATGCTTG ACTCCTATGACATGGTAAAAAAGTTGAGGAAAATCTTGAGGAAGACGGAGAAAGACCCATCTCCTGCTGTTGAAGCCGAAAGGGCGAGTATTCCTAATTTTgaaaattttttgttgttttttctttttgttgcttctGTGGCAAGCTATCTTGTGCAGCACAATTGA